From Thalassovita sp.:
GGCCGGTTAGAACATCGATTACATCCGTCGAGTTCAGCTTGCGCTTCACCTTGATCGCCAGACACTCTCGGCTGTGCTCATCAAGAATGTTCAAGGTGCGGAACACCTTGCCATCATCTGTCCGACAATGAACGAAGTCGTAGGACCAGACATGGTCTCGATACTCAGGCCGCAGACGGATGCATGATCCGTCATTCAGCCAGAGCCGCCCCTTCTTCGGTTGTTTTGCTGGAACCTTCAGCCCCTCTCGTCGCCACAGCCGTTCGACACGACCATCGCTGACCGACCAACCTGCCTCTCTGAGAAAGGCCGCGATCCGACGGTAGCCGTATCGACCATATTGCCTGGCCAATTCGATCATGTCGGCAACCAACCGATCCTCGTCGGCACGGCCTCTCGGGATGTGCCTCTGTGTGGAGCGATGTTGTCCCAGCACGCGACACGCCCTGCGCTCAGACACTTTGAGCTGGCGGCGCACATGCTCGATGCAGGCGCGACGACGAGCGGGGCTCAGAAGTTTCCCTTTGCAGCCTCTGTCAGGATCAACTTATCGAGCGTCAGGTCTGACACAGCTCGTCTCAGTCGATCATTTTCCTTCTGAAGCCGCTTCAGCTCTTTCAGTTGATCTACACCCATTCCGCCGTATTGCTTGCGCCAGCGGTAATAGGTCTGTTCAACAACACCGATCTGTCTGATGGCGTCGAGCCGGGGTATACCTTGCCCCATCAGCACCTCAACCTGCCGTAACTTCGAGACAATCTCTTCGGGCTTCGGTCGCTTGTTTGCCATTCTTGGTCCTCCATTTCCTAAAAATAGCGGTGGACCAGTTCAGTTGGGGAGGCTCACTTGCTTGGACAACCGGCAGAAAACCTCAAGCGGATCCGCTGGCCAACCTGTCTGGGTTTGCGCCGGCTACGCAGCCCATAAACGCGTTTTCTCCACATGACTCCCGGATCGGTTCGGCCTCGATTGTGCTGGACGAACCCTTAAAAGACGCGGCATTTGACTGTGAACGGTCAGGCCATCAGTTTGGCATGGCCAAGCGGCTTGGATGTCCAATTGATTGACGGCCGCTTACGTCTCACCTTCATGCGTGGGTTGGAGACACCCATCTCTCTGATAGGCTCCGACGTTGAGATCGCGTTCTATGAGTCGACGTATTTCTTCGATTTCTCTGTAACCAACACGCCCGAATTGATTGGCGGCGAAAACACCTGTCGGGCCACTGTCATACCTTTTGAACCCAACAGAAACGACCCATTGCTCAAGGCTCTGGCGAAGCTCAGCCGCGAAGAAACTCCAAACGAGGCCAATGTGGGCGCAAATTTTGCAGACAGGGTATATTTGAGATGCGGACAATAATTGTACTGGGCGCACTTGCGCTACTCTTTGGCGGCGCGCTTATGGTCATTGATTTTGATGCCATCGCTCAATGGGCCGCGACGGAGCAGCGTGGATTTCAAAACGGCATGGCTGATGCCATTCGCGCCCTTCGCATGGGGCAGATAGAAGCGCTGTTGGCCTTGTTTGCAGGCGCGGCTGCCTACGGTTTTTTCCATGCAGTCGGGCCTGGTCATGGCAAGGCGTTGATTGGTGGTGTTGGATTAGGCACCCAAGTGTCCGCGTCTCGCTTGCTGTCGCTTTCGGTGGCGTCCAGTTTGGCGCAATCCCTCTGGGCCATTGTTTTGGTCTACGGCGGCTTTTGGATCTTGGAAGTCTCAGCAAATCATATGACGGCCCTCGCCGAAGATTTTCTGGCGCCGTTGAGCTATTTGGCCATCGCGTCCGTGGGCGCGCTTTTGGTGTGGCGCGGAGCGCGGTCCTTACCGAAGTCCACGGCGCGCGACCACGGCCACCACAATGATCATCATGCGCACACTCACCATCACCACGATCACCATGCAGATCACGATCATTCAGACTGTGGCTGCCAAGCGCACTGGCCATCCCCCGCGCAAGTGGCGCAGCTGACAAGCCTTCGAGAGACCGTCGCCTTGATCACGAGCATTGCGATACGCCCTTGCACGGGCGCCATCTTCTTGTTGGTCATAGCCTGGCAAATGGATCTTCATTTGGCCGGAGCTTTGGCAGTCTTGGTTATGGGGCTTGGCACCGCCTCCTTCACCGGGTTGGTGGCTGTGTCCAGCGTGGCGGCACGCACTGCGGCCTTGGCCTCGGCGGATAACTTCAAAGCGGCGGGCGTGGCCTTTGCGGGCTTGCAAATCCTCACAGGACTATTGGTGATTTGGATGAGCCTGTCGCTCCTGCGCTACACTCTCTGATATCGCCGGCGCGCCGCGCTGGCCCAAAAGGACAACGAG
This genomic window contains:
- a CDS encoding IS3 family transposase (programmed frameshift) yields the protein MANKRPKPEEIVSKLRQVEVLMGQGIPRLDAIRQIGVVEQTYYRWRKQYGGMGVDQLKELKRLQKENDRLRRAVSDLTLDKLILTEAAKGKLLSPARRRACIEHVRRQLKVSERRACRVLGQHRSTQRHIPRGRADEDRLVADMIELARQYGRYGYRRIAAFLREAGWSVSDGRVERLWRREGLKVPAKQPKKGRLWLNDGSCIRLRPEYRDHVWSYDFVHCRTDDGKVFRTLNILDEHSRECLAIKVKRKLNSTDVIDVLTGLFILRGPPAFIRSDNGPEFVAQAVRDWIAAVGSQTAYIEPGSPWENGYCESFNGRFRDELLNGEIFYTLREAQILIEEWRKHYNTKRPHSALG
- a CDS encoding DUF1007 family protein, coding for MNGQAISLAWPSGLDVQLIDGRLRLTFMRGLETPISLIGSDVEIAFYESTYFFDFSVTNTPELIGGENTCRATVIPFEPNRNDPLLKALAKLSREETPNEANVGANFADRVYLRCGQ